From Pseudomonadota bacterium, one genomic window encodes:
- a CDS encoding PhoPQ-activated protein PqaA family protein yields MKRPTAGLTTLLFLLFLTLSNAHAVGPARAPTSPTLGNPTLLADYVFTPDPAYAYSLTGTEVLPGATVYTLLMDSLTWRSDEEVDRTLWTHEVVVIVPDEVRANTGFLLINGGSNPEDPVDEEILLLVLPIATSTGTVVSIVSEIPNQPLKFPDQEAAIDEDTLVAYSWDKAMVTGEAAWAAYFPMTKAAVRALDTVQDFTSTQLDGIAVDEFVVTGFSKRGATAWLTAAVDPRVRAVAPGVFDVLDVPLQIERHFGAYGFYSSAIEDYENFEIVRRVRSPEGEFLASIVDPLAYRDTLTVPKLLLNSTGDQFFLPDSANFYLDQLPGETLVRQFPNTDHGLGGVEFELVGDLLGWYGDILAERPRPALQWTELRPGVVTLASEPLPKRVTLWQATNSTARDFRLEVLGEQWTSSAVTALEDGTYRVRVPTPEMGYTGFLLAVDYDREGIGDQTYTTPVFVAPQSLPFDVVDPIGTPRGVLYWACQAAGASACDNVDFTPDELEALLPVSVFGEYISDLASLSEVLLTLSEDPAVKARRACAATRLNIAAGELGWYSSLELGLLGGGPLWRFYGRAEEAFETGASARADRLCDRINRSTE; encoded by the coding sequence GTGAAACGCCCCACCGCCGGACTCACCACCCTACTGTTTCTCCTCTTCCTCACCCTCTCGAACGCGCACGCCGTCGGCCCAGCGCGGGCACCTACATCGCCCACCCTAGGCAACCCCACTCTCCTGGCGGACTATGTCTTCACTCCGGATCCAGCGTACGCCTACAGCCTCACTGGCACCGAGGTGCTTCCTGGCGCCACGGTGTACACGCTGCTCATGGACTCGCTCACCTGGCGCAGCGACGAAGAAGTAGACCGCACCTTATGGACCCATGAGGTGGTGGTCATCGTCCCCGACGAGGTGCGCGCCAATACGGGGTTCCTGCTGATCAACGGCGGCAGCAATCCGGAGGACCCTGTGGATGAGGAGATCCTGCTCCTGGTGCTCCCCATCGCCACCTCCACGGGCACGGTGGTGAGCATCGTCTCGGAGATCCCCAATCAGCCGCTGAAGTTCCCGGACCAGGAGGCAGCGATCGACGAAGACACGCTCGTGGCCTACAGCTGGGATAAGGCCATGGTGACCGGCGAGGCTGCATGGGCCGCGTACTTCCCCATGACCAAGGCCGCCGTACGCGCGCTCGACACGGTGCAGGACTTCACGAGCACGCAACTCGACGGTATCGCCGTGGACGAGTTCGTGGTCACTGGCTTCTCCAAGCGCGGCGCCACCGCCTGGCTCACCGCCGCCGTGGACCCGCGCGTACGCGCCGTGGCGCCCGGCGTGTTCGATGTGCTCGACGTGCCCCTGCAGATCGAACGCCACTTTGGCGCCTATGGATTTTATTCATCCGCCATCGAAGACTACGAAAACTTCGAGATCGTACGCCGCGTGCGCTCACCGGAGGGGGAGTTCCTGGCCTCCATCGTCGATCCCCTCGCCTACCGCGACACGCTGACGGTGCCGAAGCTGCTGCTCAACTCCACGGGCGATCAGTTCTTCCTGCCGGACTCGGCCAACTTCTACCTCGACCAACTGCCAGGCGAGACCCTCGTGCGCCAATTCCCGAATACGGACCACGGCTTGGGCGGGGTCGAGTTCGAGCTGGTGGGCGATCTGCTCGGCTGGTACGGGGACATCCTCGCCGAGCGGCCGCGCCCGGCGCTGCAGTGGACGGAGCTTCGCCCGGGTGTGGTGACGCTTGCGAGCGAGCCGCTGCCGAAGCGCGTGACCCTCTGGCAAGCCACCAACAGCACCGCACGCGACTTCCGCCTGGAAGTGCTGGGTGAGCAGTGGACCAGCAGTGCGGTCACGGCCCTCGAAGACGGCACCTATCGCGTGCGCGTGCCGACGCCCGAGATGGGCTACACGGGGTTCCTCCTCGCCGTGGACTACGACCGCGAGGGCATTGGCGATCAAACCTACACCACGCCTGTGTTCGTCGCCCCGCAATCGTTGCCCTTCGACGTGGTCGATCCCATCGGCACGCCGCGGGGCGTGCTCTACTGGGCCTGCCAGGCGGCCGGCGCCAGCGCGTGTGACAACGTAGACTTCACGCCAGATGAGCTGGAGGCGCTACTGCCGGTGAGCGTCTTCGGTGAGTACATTTCGGACTTGGCTTCCCTGAGCGAGGTGCTCCTCACACTCTCCGAGGATCCGGCGGTGAAGGCACGGCGGGCGTGTGCGGCCACGCGCCTGAACATCGCCGCGGGGGAGCTTGGGTGGTATTCGTCTCTCGAACTTGGCCTGCTCGGCGGCGGCCCCCTTTGGCGCTTCTACGGGCGCGCGGAGGAGGCCTTCGAGACGGGCGCGAGCGCTCGCGCGGATCGCCTCTGCGACCGCATCAACCGCAGCACGGAGTGA
- the ung gene encoding uracil-DNA glycosylase encodes MNEQSSEAQGGLRDGWHEQLAPEFDKQYMRALREFLQARKAEGKTVYPPGPEMFTSFNLTPFESVRVVILGQDPYHGPGQAHGLSFSVKKGCAVPPSLKNIYKELHDDLGVPIPSHGHLEAWAKQGVLLLNAVLTVEASNAGAHQGKGWEPFTDRAIQVLGAEREHVVFMLWGGYAKKKGALVNGERHLVLHAPHPSPLSAHRGFLGCRHFSQANAYLQRHGVEPIDWALPP; translated from the coding sequence ATGAATGAGCAAAGCAGCGAGGCTCAGGGCGGCCTGCGCGACGGGTGGCACGAGCAGCTCGCACCTGAGTTCGATAAGCAATACATGAGGGCGCTGCGCGAGTTTCTGCAAGCGCGCAAAGCTGAGGGCAAGACGGTGTATCCCCCGGGCCCTGAGATGTTCACCAGCTTCAACCTCACCCCCTTCGAATCGGTGCGCGTGGTGATCCTCGGCCAGGACCCGTACCACGGCCCTGGTCAGGCCCACGGGCTCAGCTTCTCAGTCAAGAAGGGCTGCGCCGTCCCGCCTTCGTTGAAGAACATTTACAAGGAACTACACGACGACCTCGGCGTGCCCATCCCATCCCACGGTCACCTGGAAGCGTGGGCCAAACAGGGCGTGCTGCTCCTCAACGCCGTCCTTACGGTCGAAGCGAGCAATGCGGGTGCCCATCAGGGAAAGGGCTGGGAGCCGTTTACGGACCGGGCTATCCAGGTGCTAGGCGCCGAGCGCGAGCATGTGGTGTTTATGCTCTGGGGCGGGTATGCGAAGAAGAAGGGGGCCTTGGTGAACGGTGAACGCCACCTGGTCCTGCACGCACCGCATCCCTCGCCGCTCTCGGCACACCGTGGGTTCTTAGGTTGCCGGCATTTCTCGCAAGCGAATGCTTATCTGCAGCGCCACGGCGTGGAGCCGATCGATTGGGCCTTGCCCCCGTGA
- a CDS encoding ABC transporter permease: MAGFVATVRLDIVRQARSGLYLIGVVGALLFGLFGRLVIPERYAGEALSGLYLLALSSTTFMFCAAQVLMDRSAGTLLALRASPLTADAYMGAKVLTLTAFSMVEAVLMYTIAFWGVSLEVLPLAGGVLGLGIMYAFIGLGLVARHNSLLAFLFPRAAVVGMVTQFPVFYVLELGPPSLYYAIPSMGPMLLMLASVRELSPGQWIYSVVVTVGSIGLAILWARRGFRHHVTLGTRS; the protein is encoded by the coding sequence ATGGCCGGCTTCGTCGCTACCGTAAGGCTAGACATCGTGCGCCAGGCACGATCGGGGCTGTACCTCATCGGCGTTGTTGGCGCCTTGCTGTTCGGTCTCTTCGGACGCCTCGTCATACCCGAGCGTTATGCGGGCGAAGCGCTCAGCGGCCTCTACCTGCTCGCCCTAAGCAGTACCACGTTTATGTTCTGCGCCGCGCAAGTACTGATGGACCGCAGCGCGGGCACGCTCCTCGCCCTGCGTGCCTCGCCGCTTACGGCTGATGCGTATATGGGGGCCAAGGTGCTCACGCTCACGGCGTTCTCCATGGTGGAGGCTGTCTTGATGTACACCATTGCCTTCTGGGGCGTGTCGCTCGAGGTCTTGCCGTTGGCCGGCGGAGTCTTAGGTCTCGGCATCATGTACGCCTTCATTGGATTGGGGCTGGTGGCTCGCCACAACTCCCTGTTGGCGTTTCTGTTCCCTCGTGCAGCGGTGGTGGGGATGGTTACGCAGTTCCCCGTGTTCTACGTCTTAGAGCTGGGGCCGCCGTCGCTCTATTACGCCATTCCCTCGATGGGGCCTATGTTGCTCATGCTGGCGAGCGTGAGGGAGCTGTCGCCTGGCCAATGGATATATTCGGTGGTGGTCACCGTGGGGAGTATCGGGCTCGCGATCCTCTGGGCGCGCCGCGGCTTTCGCCATCACGTGACTCTCGGTACGCGATCGTGA
- a CDS encoding SDR family oxidoreductase, translated as MEVAVVTGGASGIGGAAVDLFLREGIKTLGVDLNPRDEHDDLAWVTGSVDDPTTWDAVTDRLASRGWQATALVTAAAYLRVGTILDLEDEHWDKTYSVNVRGLVLAARSLLPGMIARGGGAIVTVGSIDSYMAEQGLISYATSKGAILQVTRSLAIDHARDGIRANCVCPGVTDTPFFRKHLATASDPEKFLATREQRNPLGRLLTSEEVAETIVFLASAKASGVTGSVVVADAGLTSCFDFRTGEEGA; from the coding sequence ATGGAAGTTGCGGTGGTAACCGGAGGTGCTTCGGGCATCGGCGGGGCAGCCGTCGATTTGTTTCTGCGAGAAGGGATCAAAACGCTCGGGGTCGACTTGAACCCGCGTGATGAGCATGACGACCTCGCGTGGGTCACGGGCAGTGTTGACGATCCCACCACCTGGGACGCCGTCACCGACAGGCTGGCCTCGCGTGGCTGGCAAGCGACAGCGCTGGTAACGGCGGCTGCCTACCTGCGGGTGGGCACCATCCTAGATCTCGAGGACGAGCACTGGGACAAGACCTACTCGGTGAACGTGCGCGGCCTGGTCTTGGCCGCACGGTCGCTGCTGCCGGGCATGATCGCTCGCGGCGGCGGCGCCATCGTGACCGTGGGCAGTATCGACTCCTACATGGCCGAGCAGGGGCTGATCTCCTACGCCACCTCGAAGGGCGCCATCCTGCAGGTGACGCGCTCGCTCGCCATCGACCATGCGCGCGATGGGATCCGCGCCAATTGCGTGTGTCCGGGCGTCACTGACACGCCGTTCTTCCGCAAGCACCTCGCCACGGCGTCGGACCCAGAGAAGTTCCTGGCGACCCGCGAGCAGCGCAATCCGCTGGGCCGACTGCTGACGTCGGAGGAAGTGGCAGAGACGATCGTATTTCTCGCATCGGCCAAGGCGTCCGGCGTGACCGGCAGCGTGGTCGTGGCGGATGCGGGCTTGACCTCATGTTTCGATTTCAGGACTGGTGAAGAGGGAGCCTGA
- a CDS encoding S8 family peptidase, whose translation MIKHERLGAILTSRLAQQLAIATIAPLALSLSAFAQSTTGVSADQAEGLTNQIIVKYRDGVANRMSPLGRAMGSGTKADRARVIASLSGLDVTYRRDVATGGEVYRLAKWRRPGELKRLLGAVAADTNVEYVEPDVLLQPQMIPNDPSYNQQWHYFEAVGGFNLPTAWDTTTGAGAVVSVIDTGYLPHPDLLPNLLPGYDFIGDTFVSVDGDGRDADATDPGDASEAGVCRPWIGRRDSSWHGTHVAGTVAAVTNNATGVAGVAFDAKVVPVRVLGRCGGYTSDIADGVLWSAGGTVAGVPANANPADVLNMSLGGPGSCTSTMQNAIDTARTIGATIVVAAGNDAINASGATPANCSGVIVVASTDRTGSRSYFSNFGAVVDVAAPGGDVRFTAADGVLSTSNSGLNGPVTDNYRSYQGTSMAAPHVAGLAAMLISADSSLSPDAVESIIESTARAFPGVCSECGAGIADAAAAVASLGNGGPAALENGVPVTGLSGNTNDELYFTLQVPAGASSLEFKISGGSGDADLYVRYASPPTQSAYDCRPYLIGNEETCSFASPQTGTYHVMVRAYASFSNVTLVANYSTGGSYNLTNIAANAPDWVRDTFTVPAGMTTLDVTMSGGTGDADLYLRYGSAPDLFTYDCRPYRWGNNEVCTITNPAAGTWHIGVQAYSSYSGVNVSGSWN comes from the coding sequence ATGATCAAGCACGAGAGACTTGGAGCGATTCTGACCAGTCGCCTAGCACAGCAGCTTGCGATCGCCACGATCGCCCCGCTCGCCCTGTCGTTGTCCGCGTTTGCGCAAAGCACAACGGGCGTTTCCGCCGACCAAGCAGAGGGACTGACGAACCAGATCATCGTCAAGTACAGGGACGGTGTTGCCAACCGCATGAGCCCCCTGGGCCGAGCGATGGGCAGTGGTACCAAGGCTGATCGGGCACGGGTGATCGCCAGCCTCTCCGGGCTGGACGTCACCTACCGCCGCGACGTAGCGACCGGCGGCGAGGTGTATCGCCTCGCCAAGTGGCGCCGCCCTGGCGAACTTAAGCGTCTGCTAGGCGCTGTGGCCGCAGACACGAACGTGGAGTACGTCGAGCCCGACGTGTTGCTGCAACCGCAGATGATCCCCAACGACCCCTCGTACAATCAGCAGTGGCACTACTTCGAGGCAGTGGGTGGTTTCAATCTACCGACTGCTTGGGATACGACCACGGGGGCCGGGGCGGTGGTGTCCGTCATCGATACGGGCTACCTGCCCCATCCCGACCTGCTGCCCAATCTCCTGCCGGGCTACGACTTCATCGGTGACACCTTCGTGTCCGTGGATGGAGACGGCCGCGATGCGGACGCCACAGACCCCGGCGATGCTTCCGAGGCTGGGGTCTGTCGCCCTTGGATAGGGCGCCGCGACAGCAGCTGGCACGGCACGCACGTCGCCGGCACGGTGGCCGCCGTCACTAACAACGCCACTGGGGTGGCGGGCGTGGCCTTCGACGCCAAGGTCGTACCGGTTCGCGTGCTGGGCCGCTGTGGTGGCTACACCTCAGACATTGCCGACGGCGTCCTCTGGTCGGCGGGTGGCACCGTCGCGGGCGTGCCCGCCAACGCCAACCCGGCGGACGTGCTCAACATGAGCTTAGGGGGCCCCGGTTCCTGCACATCGACGATGCAGAACGCGATTGATACGGCCCGCACCATCGGCGCCACCATTGTCGTGGCCGCCGGTAACGATGCGATCAATGCGTCGGGCGCCACGCCTGCCAACTGTTCAGGGGTGATTGTCGTCGCGTCCACCGATCGGACCGGAAGTCGCTCCTACTTCTCGAATTTCGGCGCGGTGGTAGACGTGGCGGCACCAGGGGGTGATGTGCGCTTCACCGCTGCCGATGGTGTGCTGTCCACGTCCAACTCGGGCCTCAACGGCCCGGTCACCGACAACTACCGGTCCTATCAGGGCACGAGCATGGCCGCGCCCCACGTGGCCGGTTTGGCCGCTATGCTGATCTCCGCTGACAGCAGCCTGTCGCCGGATGCGGTTGAGTCCATCATCGAGTCTACGGCGCGGGCCTTCCCGGGCGTGTGCAGCGAGTGTGGCGCCGGCATCGCGGACGCTGCGGCGGCAGTGGCTTCCCTTGGCAACGGCGGGCCGGCCGCACTGGAGAACGGCGTGCCGGTCACGGGCCTTAGCGGGAACACGAACGACGAGCTGTACTTCACCCTGCAGGTGCCGGCAGGCGCTAGCAGCCTCGAGTTCAAGATCTCCGGCGGTTCGGGCGATGCGGATCTTTACGTGCGCTACGCTAGCCCCCCTACCCAGAGCGCCTACGATTGTCGCCCCTACCTCATCGGCAACGAGGAGACCTGCAGCTTCGCCTCTCCGCAGACGGGGACTTATCACGTAATGGTGCGTGCTTACGCGAGCTTCAGCAATGTGACCTTGGTGGCCAACTACAGCACAGGCGGTTCGTACAACCTCACCAATATCGCAGCCAATGCACCCGACTGGGTGCGGGATACGTTCACGGTGCCCGCGGGCATGACCACGCTCGACGTCACCATGTCGGGGGGGACGGGCGATGCAGATTTGTACCTGCGGTACGGCAGCGCACCGGATCTGTTCACCTACGACTGCCGGCCGTATCGCTGGGGCAACAACGAGGTGTGTACGATCACCAATCCAGCCGCTGGCACCTGGCACATTGGCGTGCAGGCTTACTCGAGCTACTCCGGCGTAAACGTTAGCGGGTCTTGGAACTGA
- a CDS encoding ABC transporter ATP-binding protein yields the protein MSTAPPPDVIHVDALHYTYAGAETAAVRALRFDVRRGEVFGFLGPSGAGKSTTHNILIGHLRGYQGTVDVLGQPLAAWGGELYRQIGVSFEQPNHYLKLTARENLEYFRALYDGQAEPAINALERVGLAAHADRRVGEFSKGMKNRLNVARSLLHRPTLWFLDEPTAGLDPVNAVRIRELIAEQQARGVTVVLTTHDMTTADQVCDRVAFILDGQIVAIDAPAALRQRYGRRDVLVRWEGDVATPAGQASFPLDGLADDDAFAAALRQPGLAAVHSQEATLEEVFVAVTGRRLV from the coding sequence ATGAGCACCGCCCCACCGCCGGACGTGATCCACGTCGACGCACTGCACTACACCTACGCCGGCGCCGAGACCGCGGCTGTTCGGGCCCTGCGCTTCGATGTACGCCGGGGCGAGGTCTTCGGCTTCCTTGGGCCGAGCGGTGCCGGCAAGTCCACCACGCACAATATCCTCATCGGCCACCTGCGTGGCTACCAGGGAACCGTCGACGTGCTCGGTCAACCGCTCGCGGCCTGGGGTGGGGAGCTGTACCGACAGATAGGCGTTAGCTTCGAGCAGCCAAATCACTATTTGAAGCTCACGGCTCGAGAAAATCTGGAGTACTTTCGCGCGCTCTACGACGGCCAGGCGGAGCCGGCGATCAACGCATTGGAGCGAGTGGGGTTGGCGGCGCACGCCGATAGGCGCGTGGGTGAATTCTCCAAGGGCATGAAGAATCGACTCAACGTAGCCCGTAGCCTACTCCACCGCCCCACCCTGTGGTTTCTCGACGAGCCTACAGCTGGACTTGATCCGGTCAACGCGGTGCGCATCCGCGAGCTTATCGCTGAGCAGCAAGCGCGCGGTGTCACGGTGGTGCTCACCACCCACGACATGACCACGGCGGATCAGGTGTGCGATCGGGTCGCCTTCATCCTGGATGGTCAGATCGTCGCCATCGACGCGCCTGCCGCCTTGCGCCAGCGCTACGGCAGGCGCGATGTGCTGGTGCGTTGGGAGGGCGACGTAGCCACGCCCGCAGGGCAGGCCAGCTTCCCGCTCGACGGCCTCGCGGACGACGATGCCTTCGCCGCGGCACTGCGCCAACCAGGGCTTGCCGCGGTGCACTCGCAGGAGGCGACGCTGGAGGAGGTCTTCGTGGCCGTGACGGGGCGGCGCCTGGTCTGA
- a CDS encoding sugar phosphate isomerase/epimerase produces MKRKISFGTWCFQFTPYDKNPVGLDDVLKKAAEIGYDGISLDGNHADPESHPTLESRKALAKKIADYGLEVSEYNPKIGVVGGIIIQFQPDTWVQTIEENLRFLNDCGFTKTLRVDTRATPTFMVDSDYQRAWDITVDAFKRVSQSAAEYDMQIVWEFEPGFLFNTPSEVVKLWEDVGEPNFRLELDSSRVYQMSELGALQHTKKETLPGGQLEFIEMCKDKIGLVHLIDNDGSLYAGITSMHNAFGTGDIDFDKIVPALRDNANYVGEWWVIDLVFNEDAWNILQDAKDFVDVLNDKYGNY; encoded by the coding sequence ATGAAACGCAAGATCTCTTTCGGCACATGGTGCTTCCAGTTCACACCGTACGACAAGAACCCAGTCGGTCTCGATGATGTCCTGAAGAAGGCCGCAGAGATCGGCTACGACGGCATCAGTCTGGATGGCAATCACGCCGATCCCGAGAGTCATCCTACCCTCGAGTCGCGCAAGGCGCTGGCGAAGAAGATCGCTGACTACGGCTTGGAAGTTTCCGAATACAACCCGAAGATCGGGGTGGTAGGCGGCATCATCATACAGTTCCAACCAGACACATGGGTGCAAACGATCGAGGAGAACCTCAGGTTCTTGAACGACTGCGGCTTTACCAAAACCCTGAGGGTGGACACTCGCGCTACCCCGACCTTCATGGTCGATAGCGACTACCAGCGAGCCTGGGACATCACCGTCGACGCCTTTAAACGTGTGTCTCAGTCGGCTGCAGAGTACGACATGCAAATAGTCTGGGAATTCGAACCGGGCTTCCTGTTCAACACCCCCAGCGAGGTGGTCAAGCTCTGGGAGGACGTCGGTGAGCCGAATTTCCGACTGGAGCTCGACAGCTCCCGCGTCTACCAGATGAGTGAGCTGGGTGCCCTCCAACACACAAAGAAAGAAACGCTCCCTGGCGGTCAACTCGAGTTCATCGAGATGTGCAAGGACAAGATCGGGTTGGTCCACCTAATCGACAACGACGGGTCGCTCTATGCCGGCATCACGTCGATGCACAACGCTTTCGGCACCGGCGACATTGACTTCGACAAGATCGTCCCCGCGCTGCGTGACAACGCGAACTACGTCGGGGAGTGGTGGGTCATCGATCTGGTCTTCAACGAAGATGCTTGGAACATCCTGCAGGATGCTAAGGACTTCGTCGACGTGCTGAACGACAAGTACGGCAACTACTGA
- a CDS encoding amidohydrolase family protein, whose product MPDFSIVDSHLHIWDPSRLPYRWLNGHETLGRAYLLPDYDEAVDGVDVSKMVFVECDIDPGHALDEIAWVDEVALQDPRIAAYVAHAPVETGDAIAPLLERLQDFSKMRGVRRLIQGETQAGFCVQPKFIQGVQALERFGWSFDICILGWQMDDAISLVDACPNVQFILDHIGKPRIIDGALQPWARQMSALAERENVVCKLSGVATEADHQSWKASDLSPFIQTALQSFGPQRLMFGGDWPVATQAIDARSWISCVDDEVGSLSEDEKRCLFLDVAAETYRLD is encoded by the coding sequence ATGCCCGACTTTTCAATTGTTGATTCTCACCTACACATCTGGGACCCAAGCCGCCTTCCCTATCGTTGGTTGAACGGGCACGAGACCCTGGGTCGGGCCTACCTTCTGCCTGACTATGACGAAGCCGTAGATGGCGTCGACGTGTCGAAGATGGTCTTCGTTGAATGCGACATCGATCCGGGTCATGCGCTCGACGAGATTGCCTGGGTCGATGAGGTGGCCCTCCAGGATCCGCGCATCGCCGCCTACGTCGCCCACGCACCGGTCGAGACAGGCGATGCCATCGCTCCATTGCTCGAGCGTTTGCAGGACTTCAGCAAGATGCGAGGTGTTCGGCGCCTGATTCAAGGGGAGACGCAGGCCGGCTTTTGTGTGCAGCCCAAGTTCATCCAGGGCGTGCAGGCTTTGGAACGGTTTGGTTGGTCGTTCGACATTTGCATTTTAGGTTGGCAGATGGATGATGCGATCTCGCTCGTTGATGCGTGCCCAAACGTCCAGTTCATACTGGATCACATCGGCAAGCCGCGAATCATCGACGGTGCGCTGCAGCCATGGGCGCGGCAAATGAGTGCGCTCGCCGAGCGCGAGAACGTGGTGTGCAAACTGTCTGGTGTTGCGACCGAGGCTGACCACCAGAGCTGGAAGGCGAGCGATCTATCGCCGTTTATTCAGACCGCCCTTCAGTCCTTCGGCCCGCAGCGCTTGATGTTCGGAGGAGACTGGCCAGTCGCCACGCAAGCGATCGACGCGCGCTCCTGGATATCGTGTGTTGACGACGAAGTGGGCAGCTTGTCTGAAGATGAGAAACGCTGCCTATTTTTAGATGTGGCAGCCGAAACCTATCGTTTGGATTGA